DNA from Spirochaetota bacterium:
CCACGATCGACTGGGAATATGAGGAGAGTATACTGGGCACATTCACATTATCATAGATGATCTCCCGGTATGGCTCGTCGGAAAGGAGGTATATGGTCTGTCCTTTTTTTCGGAAATCCTCCAGCATAACGGACAGGTCTTTTATCTGTTGCTCCGGATATACCCTTCCCGTGGGGTTGTTGGGCGAATTTATAAGGACCGCCTTTGTTTTGGCTGTAATCGCCTTCCGGATATTCTCTATATTCAGCGAAAAATCAGGATTGCTCTCCGCCAGCCTGGTCACGCCGTTGTGATTGGTGATATAAAAATTGTACTCCACGAAATACGGCTTGGAGACAACCACATCGTCTCCGGGATTCAGGATCGTTTTCAGGACCGTGTTGAGACCTCCGGCTGCGCCGCAGGTCATTATGATATTGTCTGCCGGTATTTCAATCCCCTGTTCCGAGGAGACCATCGCGGCGATTGCCTTGCGCACGGACGGGTATCCCGCGTTTGGCATATAACCATGGGCGCCTTTAACGGGCTTTTGCGCAAAGTCCTTGAATACATCAAAAAACTTCGCCGGCGGATCCAGATCGGGATTTCCGAGACTGAAGTCAAAGACATTATCCTCGCCAAACTGAGCCTTCAGCTTTATCCCCTCTTCGAACATCTTCCGTATCCATGAAGACTTTTGCATGGATTCCCTGATGTGATCCGCTATGGCCATGATGCTCCTCCTTTTATATATATTTGTATAATGAAATAGCTTTTCGCTCCGTGCTAAATCTCAGTATCCAATATATCCCCTGATGGTTAATGAATAATACTACAATATCGACTAAAGAAACACATCTAATAATTGCAAGAACAAAATTTCAGATGAATATCGAACGACATCTATTATGAATTGACTTTATTGCAACCACCATGGTTAACTTAATCAAATGTGGAGGCCCGTCATGTCCGATTATTCCAGATTCGATCACCCGGCCATTGCATCATTTCTTTTTTATCCCAGGCCGGAAGAGACCAGATCCCTGTCTGGGGATAACATTTCAGAGCTTACCATCCCCGTTGAGCCTGACATTACGATCGGCGGCAAGATATTCATCGCCGGGAAAAAGAATCCCTCCATTCTATTTTTTCACGGCAACGGAGAGATTGTCATCGACTACGACGATCTGGGCCCACTCTATGTCAATCTTGGCATTAACTTCATCCCGGTCGATTACCGGGGCTATGGCAGATCTGGGGGCAACCCCAGCGTATCGTCCATGATGAAGGACTGCCATGCCATCTTTGATTATATGCTCCAGTGGCTTAAGGATAACGGCTTTCAGGGGAAGCTTATTATCATGGGACGGTCCCTGGGCAGCGCCTCTGCACTGGAGCTTGCCTCAACCCGCCAGAATGTCATAGACGGCCTCATCATTGATAGCGGCTTTGCCTATGCCATTCCCCTCCTTCGGATTCTAGGCATCGATCCTGACCGCCTGGGACTTCATGAAGAGGAGGGTTTTCGCAACAGCTACAAAATAAAACAGTTCAGAAAGCCTACCCTCATAATCCATGCTGAAAAAGACCATATCATTCCCTATAGCGATGGCCTCACTCTTTATGATTCATCTCCGGCGGAGCATAAGCATATGGTGACCATAAAAGAGGCAAACCACAATACGATTTTCATGTACGGCCTTAAGGAATACCTGACAGCAGTGAGACAGCTGGCAGATGAAATTGAATAATTCCTCATACCCTTGCCTTCATTATGGTATGAGTATGGATCAATCTATTAACGATGAATACAGCACCCCTTAAAAAAATTAACGATTTTCTATACGAAATTCCGGCCGATTATAAACCGGGGATGAGGGTCCCGGCTCGCATATACGCTACCATGAAGCTCATCGAAAACATGGACAATGCGGTCCTTGACCAGATTACCAATGTGTGTCTCCTCCCGGGAATCATCAAGCACGCCCTCTGCATGCCAGACGGCCATTCAGGCTATGGGTTTCCCATAGGCGGCGTAGCAGCCATAGACCCTGATAGGGGAGTCATCTCGCCGGGAGGCATAGGCTTTGACATCAACTGCGGGGTGAGGCTCATGGCCACATCCCTTACCCTTGCCGAGATAAAACCCCATCTTAAAACGCTGGTGCAGGCCCTCTTCAACCGGGTCCCATCCGGAGTCGGCTCCGACGGTATGATTCGGCTGAAACCTGATGACTTTGACGAAGCAATGATCATGGGGGCCCCCTGGGCTGTCCGGAATGGGTACGGCTCTCCCGCTGATCTTGATTTTATCGAGGAGAACGGCTCCATGAAGGGAGCTGACCCGAAAGCCGTGTCCGACCGAGCCAGGGCGCGGGGGAAGAACCAGGTCGGAAGCCTTGGCTCCGGCAACCACTACCTGGAATTGCAGGTGGCCCGGAAGGAAAACGTTTTTAACCGCCCCTGCGCCGAACAGTTCGGCATCACCCGGGACGATCAGATCATGGTCATGATCCATTCCGGCAGCCGCGGTTTCGGCCACCAGATCGCGACGGATTACCTGAAACGATTCCTGTCCGTCATGGGCCCCCGGTACGGCCTCGCCATGCCGGACCGGGAGCTGGCCTGTGCCCCCTTCTACTCCGATGACGGGCAGAACTATTACAAGGCCATGAACTGCGCCATCAACTATGCCTTTCTGAACCGCCAGATGATGATGCATTCGGTAAAATCGGTCTTTTGCGATATCTTTAAAAAATCCCCGGAGGACCTTGGCCTCAGGCTGGTCTACGACGTATGCCACAACACGGCAAAGCTGGAGCGTCATGTCATAGACGGAAAGGAAAAAGAAGTACTGATTCACCGCAAGGGAGCAACCCGCGCCTTCGCTCCCGGGATGGATGGGATCCCGGACCGGTACCGACACACCGGTCAGCCGGTGCTGATAGGCGGAAGCATGGAGACAGGTTCGTATCTTTTAGCAGGCGTTCCAACCGGCGCTGACGCTTTTTATTCTACCTGCCATGGAAGCGGCCGTGTCATGTCGCGGCACCAGGCAAAAAGCTCCTTCAACGGCAGGGACCTCCAGAGACAGCTTGAAGAACAGGGGATATATATTCTCACATCGTCTTTCCCCGGCCTCGCGGAAGAGGCGGGCGGCGCCTACAAGGATGTCGATGAAGTCATCAACGCAACCGAGCGTGGCGGCCTCAGCAATGCTGTGGCCAAGCTGCTTCCCCTGGGCAATATCAAGGGATGACCTATGGCCTATGAACTTATAGAGGGCATAAGCAGTGCGGATATAGCCTTTCGTGTCAGGGGGATTGATTATACCAGTCTCTTCACCGCAGGGGCAGAAGCCCTGATTTCCATCATGCTGAAAGACCCTGCTGCAGTCCTTAAAACGTTATCTGTCAGTTTCTCCTGCGACGCCCCTGACCTTGACATTCTCTATTTTGATTTTTTATCTGAATTCATTTTTTACAAGGATGCCGAGAATCTTCTGCTTCTTCCCGAAAGTCTGGAGATCATTCATTCCGATAACGGGTACAGCCTTTCATGCGTGGCACGGGGAGAGACCATAAACCGATCACGGCATATCTTCACCGTCGATATTAAAGCTGCAACCATGCACCATCTCAGCGTCATTGGGGACGAATCCGGTTATAGCGCCACCATTGTGGTGGATGTGTAGGCTTAGCCTCGAAGCTGGTTGTGGTACATTCGCCGCACTTCATGGAAGAAAAAAAGATACTCCGGTTTCTGATAATCAGGGTAAGTCCAGTCCCACGGTTGATAGCGCTTGGCCACGTACCGGTATTCATTTTCAAGGAATACTCCTTTCCGCAAATAGGTCCTGTGAAAAAAATCCTTGCAGGTCGCCAGGTACACGTTTGAAAGGGTCAGATAACCGGGATCAATGTTCACTTTCCTTATTTTATTCTCGGAGAACCGCTTTTCGAGCCTGTTGGTGTAGAGCTTAATCTCAACGATATCCTCGCGGCGTATGAGTTTGCGGAATGAAAGAAGAGCCTTGTACTGCGCCGATCCCATGTCGCTGTAATACTTGGTATGCACGAAGGGAATGTTTTTCGTACGGTAATCGATGTCGCCGAATTTCTTGAGGAGGTGCTTCTCCACTGCGTATAGAACGTCCTCCGTGGAAAAAAGGATGCCGATAAACAGTTTTGCCTTGGCTGGAATTACCGGTTCAGACATAGCAGCCCCACTTCATGTTGATCAATTCCCTCATGTCATCCCGAAGAGGCGCCTTGACGCGGATCTTTTTACGCATGACCGGATGCCAGAGGGTGAGGGACCGGGAATGAAGGGCCGACCTGCGGAATCCCACCCTTTGTTCAATTTCTTCCGTGGGACCATTTTTTAAAAATTCATTAAAAACGGCTTCATCTAACCCGTACAATTTGTCACCAACGATGGGGTACCCCTCGTATTTGAGATGGACCCGTATCTGATGCTGTCTCCCGGTCAGAGGCACCGCCTTCAGCAGACTGAATCCATTAAAAGACGCAATTCTTATGAAGATGGTGCATGCCCTTTCTCCGGCATCAGTATGGGCGATCCGCTTATGCTCAATGCCAGATCCTGTATCGAACCCAATGGGCACTTCTGTCATAAAGACATCCCTCTCAGGGACACCCTGCACGAAAGCTAAATAGGACTTTTCCACGGTACTGAAGGCTTTACTGATTTCGGAAGCGACAGAGGCATCCTTCGCAAGGATTATCACACCAGACGTTTCCCGATCCAGCCTGTGAAGGAGATACAGCTTGTGCCGATATTGTTTCTGAAGGATTGAAAGAAGAGTATTATGATAGAATATGCCGGCTGGATGCACCGGGAGGTTGCCCGGCTTATTCACAGCCAGAAGGTGCTCATCTTCATATAAAATCGTGTAATTGGCATCAACATCCGGTTCAGCCGCATCCCTTCCTGCATAGGCGATCAGGTCGCCTGTTTTGATTTTTCTGTCATAGCCGATGATTATCTCGCCATTGCATGACAGTTTGCCCCGTCCTATCTCTTTCTGCCATTCTGTCCGGCTTAAATATCCATATTCCTTTGATAAAAACCGGTCGATTCTCTGCTTCGAATATCGCTCTGTAACGCGGCGTGTGGTTAGAAATTCCATTGGTAATTTTTTGTAAGGTTTGAAATATGAACCTATTGGAGAAAACTTAACAACAATGTCCATTACAAAATCATTCAGTTACTATCGTGGGTCTTGATGATTTCGGAGGCTCTTATTCTACGCCTGGAAATGAATTAACAAATTTGATTTTAATGTCTTGGAATGATTCTACGTATTGTACTGTATAATCGGGAAATGACGTTACAAACTGCCATTTGCCGCATTTATCCGGGAAAGAATTTACTGTTTGTACATTCAAATCAGGAAAACTGGATACAACCTTTACCTTTATGTCAGGAAAACTGGCAACGACTTTAACTTTACCGTATAGTTTAATTCCATTGAAAGTGCAATCTCCCTTATTGATCTGATCGTTGCCGGAAAAACTCGATGTTGTGAGAATGATTAAACCCATAATGCATGTTATAACTATCATTATTTTTTTCATTGCATAACCTTCTCAAAATATTTCATTAATTATACCAGTTTCCTGAAAAATTCCTGCCAAGTGCAATTTGCTGTTTTTCTGCATACTGTAAAATATAACATCACTGAGTGAATATTAAATTGGGCAATGTCCAGATTGTAATAATAAAATTGATTTTTTTAAAAATTATTATTGCATAAATTATTGTTTTAATATTAAGTATCATAAATTAAACATTAATACTTTTTAAAAGATATAAAATTTTTTTTGTTTCAAAAAAAACACACATAAAACATCCCGCACGGGCGGATTATTATTTAAGTGTCAAATGGGGGTATGAAATGAGAAAAGCAATTGTCCTTGTTGCAATGGTTCTCACTGCTATAGCATTACTCTTCTTATTCCCGGTTTAGGGACATAAGGATTGAATCATGCTATATAATAAATATCTAATTTATTGTATTTAAAAGAGGTGGAAATTGACAGGGAATAATAATTCGAGCCGAGAAAAATATTAAAAACAAATATTTTTTTAGGTTTTTAACCTCCCGCACGGGCGGATTATTCTTCATTATCCAAGGAATACATCAATATGAATGTCCGAGATTCCTTTTTTATTAAAAAAATTATGGTCATTGATATGAGACAGGCTCTTTTTTTAGTTGCGATGGTAATAACTGCAATCGCATTGCTCTTTTTATTACCTATTTAGAAGTCTATTCTAAAAATATTCAAAATAATTATATTCGTTAATCGATTAATACTGATCTGTAATTACACGGCAGGAACTTTAATGGCGGGTCCAAGAAAAAGATAAAGCGTATCCATTTCACTGATAACATTAGCTCTATCTTTCGTATTGAATTACCGTACCTTTCACATGAAGTATCTCTACCATTCCGATTATCCAGACCTGGCGCTCAAACCATGTTCGAACATTGATAAGATTATCGCCGCGGAGATTATTAATAGCGTCACCGACGGCCCTGTCATAATCAATTCGCGGTGTGACGGGAATAATCCATAGCAGGTTAAAACTGCTGCTCGTACCCTCGGCTTCGCCGAGAACGCGATACCGTATGCTTTCCATTGTCTTTGCCTGGGGTTCTAAACCGGCGACCCTGATTCCCTTGTACAGGCACCCGCTGCTGATCGAGAGACACAGTACTATCGCTACGATGGGCCGAATCATTAAGATGAAGCAGCGCAGCTTATTTCTTTTTATCCACATTTTTTTCTTCCGTCACATTCACCTTTTTAGCCTTTATCGACTGTCTCCCCTTGTCCTTGTCCGGGGCGCCCTTATCAAAGGATACAGCCTCACCTTCAACCACGACCTTGTGCATAGAAACAAAAAAGAACCAGGATGTTTTTTGATAACAGCTGACGTTGATGAGGGCATCTCCCCCTTTTTGTTTCAAAGCATCCTGAATGGCCAAGTCTATATCGGGCCTACCTACCATCCACAGACCGAATACCGACCACACCCGGTGCGAGCCCTGAACCGGACCGTAATTCATGTTTATTTTCTTGTCATGGACCGGTGTAGATGATGACGTCAGCGTTACGGGGCTGGTTATGCATGCCCATTGCATCAGCAAAGCCATCATCAGGGAAATGAATGCTACCCTTTTTCTACCGCGGCGTATCATCATATTCTCCTTTTTTAAAATTTTGCTTCAACGCCAAAATTGGGGATGAACGCAATGGAAGTGCCAAACGAGGTTATCTTCGGGTTCCTGGATGTTCCAAGATACGGCACACGGTAATCCCACCTTTGCACCACCTTCGGCCTGTTGTTGTAGGCATTGATAATTTCAATGTACCAGCTCACATATCCCCATGAGTAATTCGTCGTGTTGCTGTATCTCAGATCAAGGCGATGATAGATGGGGAAATTGCGAGAATTTGGTTTGCCATATACCGGTGCGAAACGTAGATCATAATCAGCATCCTGCACCGATGCAACTATGGGAGTATAGGGAGTTGACGTGTAGAGCATGAATTTTCCCGTAATGGCATGTTTTCCGTGGCCATAGCCGAGAATGACCTTGAGGCTGTGATTCTGCTCATAATCGTAATTGATCCAGTGATTGCCCCAGTAATCGCCCACCTTGTTCAAGAAAACATCGCTAAGGGTGGTCGGCACCGTGCCCGTGCTTGTCAGGAGCACCCCGTAAACCCCAGGATAGTTGGGAAGCCCGGATTTGAACCTTGATCGTGTATAAGCGTAGCTTATCCATCCAAAGATGCCGTTTTCCCCCTCTTTCCTGTCTTTTTTCAGCATTATTTCCCCGCCGTAGGCGCGGATTCTTCCCGTGCTCATGGTCTGCCGTATGCTACCGTCCGGTCCGATATGGACATATTCCTGGGCAAGATCATGAAAATCATTCCAGAAACCATCAACTTTAATTTTGAAAAGACCGATGGTCTGTTCCAACCCGGCAACGCGGTGAATAGCCCATTCAGGTTTGCCGTACCTGCCTGCCTTAGAATACTGCGGGTTGGAATCGAAAAAATCTGGTGTTGTCTGAAAGAATGAGCTGTATTTTCCTCCCGCCACGGAAATAATTGTATTGGTCGGAAATTCGTAACTGATCATTCCCCGTGGATCCCATGTTATCCATCCGGATTTCTGAAGATAATCGCTTCGATAGCCAGGAATAAAGGTAAAACCACCGTAAGTGAATTTGATCTCTCCATACCATCCTATGGCATGATTGAGGATGGTATTGTTCAAAACCATTATTACATCGTTATTATTTGACAGGTCTGAGGTAAAACCCCCACCTGTCGATTTCGGCCTGGCTCCGCTTGCTGAAAAATCGTAGAGGTTGTACTCGATTCCTCCCCGTATTTCCAGGTATTTTTTTACGGCAACGACCTTGAACTTGTCGGTTAAGCCGAAGACATAGGGTTTTGACTTGATTCTTATTCTTTGCTGTGCAAGGTTGACCCCCGGCGCGGGAATTGTTATCGCTATGGAATTCTGGCGCAACGAAGAGTAAAAGGTGAACTTGTTCTTGAACCGTTCCGATGGCTGATATGCATAACTGAGACTCTGACCATGGGACATCTGGTCGGTATTGACGGAAAGGCCGGCTAATAGCGGATCTGAACCATCGTTTTTAATCTTTTTTTCATTCAAATATTTCAAGGTGTCACTGCTTCCCATGGCGAAAAGAGTGAGGGAATGGGCGCTGTTAAAACTATATTTTGCCTTGAACTGGTAATCCCAGTACCGTGGCACAATATTTATGTTTTCACCCGAGACCAGCCCGATCAGCGGCAATATGATGAGATCGACATAACTGATCCTGCCCGACGCTATGATGTATCCGGCATTTTTGGCTTTCTTCTGATCCTCCTCTGGAGAACCGAGGGATACTCCGTCCGTTTCATTCCTGTGGATCGGCACCTGGATCAGTGCGGCCGCCGACAGGAGGGAAAGGTCCGTGTAGCCGCCGAATTCCTTCACCTCATCAATGGTGTTCATGCTGATCACGGCAGACGTGGCCGCTCCGAATTCCGCGGGATATGCCGATGAAAAAAGGTCTATCTCATCGATCATATTGGTATTGATGACCGAATGAAGTCCGCCATAGTGCAGGGCATTGTATATGGGTATCTCATCCACAAGATACCTGACGCCGCGATAATTACCGCCCCGTATCACCACGGGCCCGAAGAAATCGCCACCGGTCCTGATAACGCCCGGCAGGGACGCAATTGCGTTGATTGAATCACCGAAGGAAGCCGGCACCTCCTTTATTTGTTTCAGCGTCATGGAATGACGCGAAACGGTCTGCAGGTCCCGCCTCCCGGTTATGGTGAGTCCCTCGCCTTTGACGGCAACGCTTTCCAGGGGGAAATTTTTTATCGTGTCATTTTCTATGTAAACCGTCGATTTGGAAACCTTTAGCCCCTCCGAACGCACGAATACGGTATAGGATCCCGCTTTCGGCACCGCGATGCGGTACATGCCGTTGGTATCGCAGGCGGCTTTTGTTTTAAGCTCAATTATGAAAACCGTTCCAGTACCGACCGGTTTCTTTGTTGCCGCATTATAGATCATGCCCCGAAGGACGTGGCCATCTTTTTTTTGGGACAATGCGTCAGTTGAATGAAAAACAGAAAGCCCGGCACAGGCCAGGGCAACGATGAACAAGATAATGTTATGCACTCTAATTGCCATTGATCATGTTTATAGTATTATAACACCATACGAGTCAAGAAATAACACCTATGTTTCAAGAAAAAAAGCAATTCGATACTATTCAATATTACTATATCCGTTATACCAGCAGGAGATTTTATTGGCGATCATTGAGCATAATTCGTTGACACGGATATTATTCTTCTACTATGTATCTGTAATTATTCATGATATAGTCATCCAGCACATTTATTAGTGGGAGATACTATGAAATATCTGGTTATTGGTTCCGGCGGCAGAGAACACACCATCTCATGGCGCCTCCTCCATGACGGCAGTGCCAAAGAAGTGTACGTTGCTCCTGGAAATGGCGGCATAGACCCGGCCTTCTGCGTCGATCTATCCATACATGATTTTCCCTCTATTGAACGCCTCTGCATTAATAAAAAGATCGACATGGTCATTGTCGGTCCCGAAGCACCCCTGGTGGATGGCATTGTCGATTACCTCAATGACAAAAAGATACCTGCATTCGGCCCGACCCGGAAGGCTGCCATGCTTGAAGGAAGCAAGCTTTTTGCCAAGTATATCATGAAGAAATATGAGATACCCACTGCGCAACACCATGAATTCAATGGAAAAAAAGAGCTCCTTTCATACATTGAGCAGGACATTCAATACCCTGTCGTGATTAAGCTGGACGGCCTTGCCGCCGGTAAGGGCGTCGGTATTCCGGAGAATCGCGGTGAAGCCATGGAGTTCATCAACGCCACGGTCAGTGAAGATGCGCGGGTATTCGTTGAAGATTATATAGAAGGCGAAGAAGCTTCGGTCCTGTGCATCTCGGACGGGACCCACATCGTTCCCTTTGTGGCCGCCCAGGACCACAAGCGCGTGTACGACGGCGACAAAGGCCCCAACACCGGCGGCATGGGCGCCTACGCGCCGGCACCGGTCATGACCCCTGAACGTCTTGACTTTGTGCGTGACCACATCCTCCAGAAAACGATCGACGCCATGAGAGAGGAGGGCATCCCCTTCAAGGGCATCCTTTACGCCGGAGTCATTGTCAAGGGGGATGACATAAAAGTCCTCGAGTTCAATGTTCGTCTTGGCGATCCGGAGGCACAGGTAATCATTCCTCTGATGGAGGGTAAGCTGGGTGACTTCATTGGAGCTGCAGTGAACGGCACCCTTGGATCCGCATCCCTTTCATTCAAGCCGATGCATGCCATAACCGTTGTCATATCCTCCGGTGGATATCCCGGCGCCTATGAAAAAGGGAAGCCTATTTCAGGCCTTGATAAAGCGTACGAGAACATCATTGTCTTTCACGCCGGCACTAAATTCGATAATGGCGCATATTATACCAATGGAGGCCGCGTTCTCAATATTACGGCCCTGGGAAGGACCCTCAAAGAAGCAAATGACAGGGTGTATCGCATGATTAATGCTATTTCCTTTGATGGTGCCTATTACAGGAAGGATATAGGGCACCGCGCATTGCAGTGATATTCCATCAGCAATGTATCGATTGATAATGAAACGACATAATGAGTGGATTGTAAACATGAAAAAAATTCTGATCTTAAGTTCATTTGTAATCTTTTCTTCAGCGGCTATTTTCTCAGCTGACGTAAAAAGCCCGGCTGAAATTAAGAACCTTGAAGCCCTTGAGGGCATTACCCATTATGGTATGCCAATTTCCGAGATTATCAAGAAATATGAAAACAATGGGTCACTTGTTGAAATTGTTTATTCAAAGAATCTTTCAGACGACAACATGGACGAATATATTAAAAATTTCTATGACGTCCTGTTGCGCCAGACTGAAAAATGGCTTTATGAAAATAAGCTCCCCTATAAGAACATGCGCATTGTCATATCAAACTGCAAATTTTGTAAAATCGGTTATTGCAAAAAAAAGAATATTAAAGAGCTTAGACTCGTTTCATACAATAATGAAAAAATGATCAAAGAGCTTGCTATAAAACATTCCGATATCCTTGACAAAACAAAGCATGCAGAAATGGCTCAAAGCGCCGTAATCACTCTTCTTGAAAAGCGATAACATACAGACCCGACCCCGAGGTCATGGCTATGAACAGGCTTTTTCGAAGTTATTTAAGGCCCTGAATATCCACTTGATACTTAAACAGATTATTCTTGTCACTACGGGCAGAATGTAACGCCTTTAAAACATCATCCTTGGAATAAATATCCCTGAGTATGATGGGCCTGGTAAAAGCCTCTCCCGGGGGAACAACGGCCAGAAGCGGAATCGCCTGGCTTTTAAAAAGCTGCATCAGCTTCTCCGCGTCACCATTCTTCCCGGTTATGTCCGCTACCATGAAATCAACGGAAAGATCCCGCAGGGCCGAAACGACCCTGTCATTCTGCAGAGTCGCCTTTTCCACAAGCTTGCAGTTGGGACACCAATCAGCGGTGAATTCTATAACCGATATTTTTCCCGATTCCCTGTTACCGAGAAATCGTTCAACACTGAACTGATTCTTCGATAAAGTATTTTCTTTTTTCGCACTGTACAAATATTCAAAAGAAACAAGATACCCTGTCACGATTATTCCAATCAACGCGATGATGGAAATCAACCTTTTCAGTCGCGATTGTACCGGAGAGCCATATTTCCCATACTGCCAGAATCCAAAGGCAATGAAACCAAGGAACGCTATCATCGGCATAATTGACGCGCTGTCAAGGATGCCGATCAGATAGATGACGGTAAAGACAAGGAAAAAAGCCATCACCTTTTCAAAGGTGACAAGCCATTCCCCGGGCTTCGGGATATACTTCAGAAAAACGGGATTGATGGTGAGAATCAGATAGGGAAGGGCCATCCCCGCGCCTATGGATATGAATATAAGAAAAATGACGCCTGGCGGCTGAGTCAATGTCCAGGCCAGTGTTCCTCCGAGAAAAGGGCCGCTGCATGGCGTTGCCAGAAGTGTTGCGAGGAGCCCCTTCAGGAACGCGTCTCCATACTGGTTGCCCTCACGATGGGCCGTTCTGCCCGCAAAAGAGGGAATATTGATCGTAAAGACGCCGAAGAGCGAAAGGGCAAGGGCGAATACAATGCCCGTCATGGCTACCAGAAATGCCCGGTATTGGAACAGGCCACCCCACTGGTATCCAAAAAACGCAGCCAGGGCCGCCAGCACGGCGAAACTGGCGATGATCCCCAGTGAAAAGAGGAGGCCCAGCAGAAATAGTTCTTTCCTGCTCTTCCCAGCGTGCTGGATGAAGCCCATGACCTTCAGACTCACTACCGGCAGTACGCAAGGCATGATATTAAGCAACAAACCGGCAATGATGCCGAACAGAATAGCCTGGAACAGCCCCGTCACTGTCCGCTCCATATACCGGGGTGAGAATTTTAGATCAGTCGGCAAAGATGTTTGTATTGCAGCAGTTCCGTTCTCGGTCCGATGTATCTTTGAACCGTCTTGCGCCGGCTCTGATGATTTTCCGTATTCCTCAAGAATCACCCGTCCATAGGCAGTGCCGGTCATGCCTTTGGGTACTACCTGAATCAAAGATTTAAAATTATAGATTTTAGGAACACAGAATGAGGCACCGCCGCTCCCGGTATCGCTGCAGAGCAGAGAGTCAAACACCACTGAAATTTCATGGTTTCCTGTTGTAGCATTTTCAGCAACTTTAAAGGGCAGGAATATCTTTGTTTCATGCTCATATCCCCAAACATAATCTTTTTCTCCCGGGAAAAAGTATTTGTTCGGTTTCAGAAAACGGGCCTTTCCGAACGCGATATTCTTTGGCGCCGTGACAAATACCTCCGTTGGTTTGCCTGTCCCCGGGCCCTTCGGGTTGCCATAGATATGGCTTCGGCTGGGGATCTCAACCTGGATTACGATAAACGAATCGCTACCCTGCGCGGCCACTGTCTCCTTCTGCATCGGGTATACATTCA
Protein-coding regions in this window:
- a CDS encoding TonB-dependent receptor plug domain-containing protein encodes the protein MIYNAATKKPVGTGTVFIIELKTKAACDTNGMYRIAVPKAGSYTVFVRSEGLKVSKSTVYIENDTIKNFPLESVAVKGEGLTITGRRDLQTVSRHSMTLKQIKEVPASFGDSINAIASLPGVIRTGGDFFGPVVIRGGNYRGVRYLVDEIPIYNALHYGGLHSVINTNMIDEIDLFSSAYPAEFGAATSAVISMNTIDEVKEFGGYTDLSLLSAAALIQVPIHRNETDGVSLGSPEEDQKKAKNAGYIIASGRISYVDLIILPLIGLVSGENINIVPRYWDYQFKAKYSFNSAHSLTLFAMGSSDTLKYLNEKKIKNDGSDPLLAGLSVNTDQMSHGQSLSYAYQPSERFKNKFTFYSSLRQNSIAITIPAPGVNLAQQRIRIKSKPYVFGLTDKFKVVAVKKYLEIRGGIEYNLYDFSASGARPKSTGGGFTSDLSNNNDVIMVLNNTILNHAIGWYGEIKFTYGGFTFIPGYRSDYLQKSGWITWDPRGMISYEFPTNTIISVAGGKYSSFFQTTPDFFDSNPQYSKAGRYGKPEWAIHRVAGLEQTIGLFKIKVDGFWNDFHDLAQEYVHIGPDGSIRQTMSTGRIRAYGGEIMLKKDRKEGENGIFGWISYAYTRSRFKSGLPNYPGVYGVLLTSTGTVPTTLSDVFLNKVGDYWGNHWINYDYEQNHSLKVILGYGHGKHAITGKFMLYTSTPYTPIVASVQDADYDLRFAPVYGKPNSRNFPIYHRLDLRYSNTTNYSWGYVSWYIEIINAYNNRPKVVQRWDYRVPYLGTSRNPKITSFGTSIAFIPNFGVEAKF
- the purD gene encoding phosphoribosylamine--glycine ligase, with the protein product MKYLVIGSGGREHTISWRLLHDGSAKEVYVAPGNGGIDPAFCVDLSIHDFPSIERLCINKKIDMVIVGPEAPLVDGIVDYLNDKKIPAFGPTRKAAMLEGSKLFAKYIMKKYEIPTAQHHEFNGKKELLSYIEQDIQYPVVIKLDGLAAGKGVGIPENRGEAMEFINATVSEDARVFVEDYIEGEEASVLCISDGTHIVPFVAAQDHKRVYDGDKGPNTGGMGAYAPAPVMTPERLDFVRDHILQKTIDAMREEGIPFKGILYAGVIVKGDDIKVLEFNVRLGDPEAQVIIPLMEGKLGDFIGAAVNGTLGSASLSFKPMHAITVVISSGGYPGAYEKGKPISGLDKAYENIIVFHAGTKFDNGAYYTNGGRVLNITALGRTLKEANDRVYRMINAISFDGAYYRKDIGHRALQ
- a CDS encoding thioredoxin family protein, whose amino-acid sequence is MKNYVYVLFILAFMVISCNKKEYQEMNVYPMQKETVAAQGSDSFIVIQVEIPSRSHIYGNPKGPGTGKPTEVFVTAPKNIAFGKARFLKPNKYFFPGEKDYVWGYEHETKIFLPFKVAENATTGNHEISVVFDSLLCSDTGSGGASFCVPKIYNFKSLIQVVPKGMTGTAYGRVILEEYGKSSEPAQDGSKIHRTENGTAAIQTSLPTDLKFSPRYMERTVTGLFQAILFGIIAGLLLNIMPCVLPVVSLKVMGFIQHAGKSRKELFLLGLLFSLGIIASFAVLAALAAFFGYQWGGLFQYRAFLVAMTGIVFALALSLFGVFTINIPSFAGRTAHREGNQYGDAFLKGLLATLLATPCSGPFLGGTLAWTLTQPPGVIFLIFISIGAGMALPYLILTINPVFLKYIPKPGEWLVTFEKVMAFFLVFTVIYLIGILDSASIMPMIAFLGFIAFGFWQYGKYGSPVQSRLKRLISIIALIGIIVTGYLVSFEYLYSAKKENTLSKNQFSVERFLGNRESGKISVIEFTADWCPNCKLVEKATLQNDRVVSALRDLSVDFMVADITGKNGDAEKLMQLFKSQAIPLLAVVPPGEAFTRPIILRDIYSKDDVLKALHSARSDKNNLFKYQVDIQGLK